The DNA sequence CCCGCCGCGCCGCCTCCGCCATCCCCGTCCCCAACCTCAAGCTCCCCCTCCGCCGCGCTGGCGACGGGGAAGAGGACGATGGGGATTTCGAGGATGGGGACGAGGAGGACTACCGCGCGCCGGCCGATGACGACGACTGGATGGACGTGCCGCTGGACGACGAGCCGGTGGGCGTCGCCGCGCGCGCGCCCGCGCTCCCGGCGATGGATCCGGACGCGACCATCCCCTCGCCCGGGCCGCTGAAGCCCAAGCGCGGCAAGGCCGTCCTCGCCGAGCAGGGCGACCTCCTGGCCGAGGCGGGCGACCCCACCAGCACCGACCTTCCCGCCACCGTGCTGCTCACCGCCGCGCCCCCTCGCGACGAGGCCCGCAACCGCGCGCAGCTGGACCAGCTGGGCGTCGTGCTGGTGGAGAAGCTGGCGACCTTCAAGATCGAGGGGCGCGTGGTGGGGATGACCACCGGCCCGGTGGTCACCCAGTTCGAGGTGGAGCCCGCGCCGGGGATCAAGGTGGCCCGCATCGCCAACCTCGAGGCCGACCTGGCGCTGGCGCTCCGCGCGCCGTCTGTCCGGATCGTGGCGCCCATCCCGGGGAAGGGCGCGGTGGGCGTCGAGGTGCCGAACCCCGCGCCGGAGATGGTCTTCTTCCGCGAGGTCATCGAGAGCCAGCAGTTCCGCACCAGCAAGGCGGCGCTCCCGCTGGCGCTGGGCAAGGACATCGGCGGCAGGCCGCTCGTCGCGGATCTTGCGCGCATGCCGCACCTGCTCATCGCCGGCGCCACGGGCTCGGGAAAGTCGGTGTGCGTGAACACCATCATCACCTCGCTGATCTACCGCCACACGCCGCAGACGCTGCGGTTCCTGATGGTCGATCCGAAGATGGTGGAGCTCAGCATGTACAACGACCTCCCCCATCTCCGTCACCCCGTCGTCACCGACAACAACGATGCCGCGGCCGTCCTGAAGTGGGCGGTGATCGAGATGGAGCGCCGCTACCAGCTCCTGTCGGCCAACGGCGTCCGCAACCTGAACGACTTCAACCAGCGGGTCGATTCGGGGCAGATGATGCGCTCGCCCGAGCCCGACGGCGAGGAGGGCGATCCCGACCGGTGGATCTATCGCGGCGGGCGGCTGCCGTACATCGTGGTCATCATCGACGAGCTGGCGGACCTGATGATGACGGTGCAGGGCGAGGTGGAGAAGCCGCTGGCGCTGCTGGCGCAGAAGGCGCGGGCCATCGGCATCCACCTGATCCTGGCCACGCAGCGCCCCTCGGTGAACGTGATCACCGGCCTGATCAAGGCCAACTTCCCCAGCCGCATCGCCTTCCGCGTCTCGTCGAAGGTGGACAGCCGCACCATCCTGGACCAGAACGGCGCCGACGCGCTGCTGGGCAACGGCGACATGCTGATGCTGCCGCCCGCCAGCAACGAGCCGGTGCGCGTGCAGGGCGCCTTCCTGTCCACCGACGACACCGAGCGGCTGATGGACTGGTACCGCGAGGCCAGGCGCCTGCGCGAAGAGGCGGCCGTGGCCGCGGGGCTGGCTGCGGCCGACGCGCGCGAGGAGGACATCCTGGAAGTGGTCCGCGCGCACGAGGGCGACGGCGAGGAGCTGGAGGCGGGCGACGACCCGGCCGACCGCGACAAGCTGTTCCGCGAGGCCG is a window from the Longimicrobium sp. genome containing:
- a CDS encoding FtsK/SpoIIIE family DNA translocase translates to MLFTLDDRQRRELWGLGLLALALLLALSLFPLDWFRAGARFPSHNVVGPVGGWLRATLVGGMGAGALAIPLLCGIWGLVAFDKLPTEPALRWSVLLGGLAFIAPAAVAILGGADPASPVTGATGAAIGGGMAGLMGGIGSTIVLATLFAALCVATVGWNPLRSAVQGGRFAWGHTRRAASAIPVPNLKLPLRRAGDGEEDDGDFEDGDEEDYRAPADDDDWMDVPLDDEPVGVAARAPALPAMDPDATIPSPGPLKPKRGKAVLAEQGDLLAEAGDPTSTDLPATVLLTAAPPRDEARNRAQLDQLGVVLVEKLATFKIEGRVVGMTTGPVVTQFEVEPAPGIKVARIANLEADLALALRAPSVRIVAPIPGKGAVGVEVPNPAPEMVFFREVIESQQFRTSKAALPLALGKDIGGRPLVADLARMPHLLIAGATGSGKSVCVNTIITSLIYRHTPQTLRFLMVDPKMVELSMYNDLPHLRHPVVTDNNDAAAVLKWAVIEMERRYQLLSANGVRNLNDFNQRVDSGQMMRSPEPDGEEGDPDRWIYRGGRLPYIVVIIDELADLMMTVQGEVEKPLALLAQKARAIGIHLILATQRPSVNVITGLIKANFPSRIAFRVSSKVDSRTILDQNGADALLGNGDMLMLPPASNEPVRVQGAFLSTDDTERLMDWYREARRLREEAAVAAGLAAADAREEDILEVVRAHEGDGEELEAGDDPADRDKLFREAAMLCVQHQGGSTSLLQRRLRIGYGRAARVIDQLHFAGVLGPPDGSKPRDVLVDIIGLDMIAPDD